The Pseudomonas sp. FP2309 genomic sequence GGTACCAACGGCAAAACCAGCGTGACCCAACTGGTCGCCCAGGCTCTTGACCTGTTGGGCCAGCATTGCGGCATCGTCGGCACCCTGGGCACCGGCTTTTATGGCGCGTTGCAAAGCGGCCTGCACACCACGCCGAACCCGATTGCCGTGCAGGCGACTCTGGCCGACCTGAAAAAGGCCGGTGCCAAGGCCGTTGCCATGGAAGTGTCCTCCCACGGCCTGGACCAGGGCCGTGTCACGGCGCTGGCGTTTGACGTGGCCGTGATGACCAACCTGTCGCGCGATCATCTGGATTACCACGGCACCATGGAAGCCTACGCCGCCGCCAAGGCCAAGCTGTTTGCCTGGAATGACCTGAAGTGCCGGGTGGTGAACCTGGATGACGAATTCGGCCGCCAACTGGCTGCCCAAGACAGCGAAGCTCGGCTGATCAGTTACAGCCTGCTGGATTCCAGCGCGTACCTGTATTGCCGCCAAGCTCAATTCAATGACGAAGGCGTACGTGCCACGTTGGTCACGCCCCAGGGCGAACACCACCTGCGCAGTACCCTGCTCGGTCGTTTCAACCTGAGCAACGTTCTCGCCGCCATCGGCGCGCTGCTCGGTCTGGATTACGCCCTCGACGAAATCCTCAAGGTCCTGCCGAAGCTGGAAGGGCCCGCCGGTCGCATGCAGCGCCTGGGTGGCGGCACGCAGCCGTTGGTAGTGGTCGATTACGCCCACACCCCGGACGCCCTGGAAAAAGTCCTCGAAGCCCTGCGTCCTCATGCCAAGGGCAAGCTGCTGTGCCTGTTCGGTTGCGGCGGTGATCGTGACCGCGGCAAGCGCCCGTTGATGGCCGAGATCGTCGAGCGCCTGGCCGATGGCGTGCTCGTCACCGATGACAACCCGCGCAGTGAAGACCCGCGCCTGATTTTCGACGACATCCGCGCCGGCTTTAAAGACGTGTCCAAGGCCACGTTTGTTGCCGGTCGCGGTGCCGCCATCGCCCAATTGATCGCCGGCGCCAGCGCTGACGATGTGGTGGTGCTGGCCGGCAAAGGGCATGAGGACTACCAGGAAATCAACGGCGAGCGCCATGCCTTCTCCGACCTGATCGAGGCCGATCGGGCCCTGACCGCCTGGGAGGTTGCCCATGCTTAAGGCGATGACGTTCAGCGAACTGGCACCGTCCCTGTCGGCCCGCATCCTGTCGAGCGATTGCAGCTTTGGCGGCGTGAGTATCGACAGCCGTGCGATCAAACCCGGGCAGCTGTTTGTTGCCCTGACGGGGCCGCGTTTCGACGGTCACGATTACCTCAACGAGGTTGCCGCCAAAGGTGCCGTCGGCGCGTTGGTCGAGCGTGAAGTGGCGGACTGTGCGTTGCCGCAACTGCTGGTCACCGATACCCGTCTGGCCCTCGGTCAACTGGGCGCGTTGAACCGTGCCGCGTTCGACAAGCCCGTTGCCGCCGTCACCGGTTCCAGCGGCAAGACCACGGTCAAGGAGCTGCTCGCCGGGGTACTGCGTACACGCGGCCCGGTGCTCGCGACCCGTGGCAACCTGAACAATGATTTCGGCGCTCCGCTGACCCTGCTCGAACTGGCCCCGGAACACACGGCGGCGGTGATCGAGCTTGGGGCTTCGCGCATCGGCGAAATCGCCTACACCGTGGCGTTGACCAAGCCCCACGTTGCGATCATCAACAACGCGGGTACCGCCCATGTCGGCGAGTTCGGTGGCCCGGACAAGATCGTCGAAGCCAAGGGTGAAATCCTTGAAGGCCTCGCAGCGTCGGGCACGGCGGTATTGAACCTGGATGACAAGGCCTTCGAAACCTGGCGTGTACGCGCCGCCGGGCGCAAGGTCTTGACGTTTGCCGTGCTGAACGCTGCGGCCGATTTCCATGCGTCCGACATCAGCGTCGATGCCCGTGGTTGCCCGTCCTTCACCTTGCACACCCCGCAGGGCAGTGAGCAGGTGCAACTGAACCTGTTGGGTCACCATAACGTGGCGAACGCCTTGGCCGCTGCCGCTGCCGCTTACGCCCTTGGCGTGTCGCTGTTCGGCATCGCGACAGGGCTGGGTGCGGTTCAGCCTGTCAAAGGGCGCACCGTGGCGCAATTGGCCACCAACGGCATGCGCGTGATCGACGACACCTATAACGCCAACCCGTCCTCCATCAACGCCGCGGTCGACCTGCTCAAAGGGTTTGACGGGCGCAAGGTGCTGGTCCTGGGCGATATCGGCGAGTTAGGCGACTGGGCTGAACAAGGCCACCGCGAAGTCGGCGCGTATGCCGCCGGTAAAGTCGACGCCCTCTACGCGGTCGGCACGAACATGGCGCATGCCGTCAATGCCTTCGGCCCCGGTGCGCAGCATTTCGCCACCCAGGCCGAGCTGATTCAGGCGCTGACGGCCGCCGAACACGACACACACACAACCATTTTGATCAAGGGATCGCGCAGCGCGGTGATGGAAAACGTCGTCGCAGCCTTGTGTGGCTCAAGTACGGAGAAACATTAATGCTGCTGCTGCTGGCTGAGTATCTGCAACAGTTCCACAAAGGCTTCGCGGTCTTTCAGTACCTGACCCTGCGCGGGATCCTGGGTGTGCTGACCGCGCTGTCTTTGTCGCTGTTTTTAGGGCCGTGGATGATCCGCACCCTGCAGAACCTGCAAATTGGTCAATCGGTGCGCAATGACGGCCCGCAGTCGCACCTGTCCAAGTCCGGTACGCCGACCATGGGCGGCGCGCTGATCCTGTCGTCCATCGGCATCAGCACCTTGCTGTGGGCTGACCTGCATAACCGCTACGTGTGGGTGGTGTTGCTGGTGACCTTGCTGTTCGGCGCCATCGGTTGGGTGGATGACTACCGCAAAGTGATCGAGAAGAACTCCAAGGGCCTGCCGAGCCGCTGGAAGTACTTCTGGCAGTCGGTGTTCGGCCTTGCC encodes the following:
- the murE gene encoding UDP-N-acetylmuramoyl-L-alanyl-D-glutamate--2,6-diaminopimelate ligase, with protein sequence MSLSLNKIFAHAGRDLLIRELTLDSRNVRPGDLFLAVPGGKVDGRAHIADALQRGAAAVAYEAEGATVLPITDVPLIPVKGLTKQLSDIAGRFYGEPSRHLNLVGVTGTNGKTSVTQLVAQALDLLGQHCGIVGTLGTGFYGALQSGLHTTPNPIAVQATLADLKKAGAKAVAMEVSSHGLDQGRVTALAFDVAVMTNLSRDHLDYHGTMEAYAAAKAKLFAWNDLKCRVVNLDDEFGRQLAAQDSEARLISYSLLDSSAYLYCRQAQFNDEGVRATLVTPQGEHHLRSTLLGRFNLSNVLAAIGALLGLDYALDEILKVLPKLEGPAGRMQRLGGGTQPLVVVDYAHTPDALEKVLEALRPHAKGKLLCLFGCGGDRDRGKRPLMAEIVERLADGVLVTDDNPRSEDPRLIFDDIRAGFKDVSKATFVAGRGAAIAQLIAGASADDVVVLAGKGHEDYQEINGERHAFSDLIEADRALTAWEVAHA
- the murF gene encoding UDP-N-acetylmuramoyl-tripeptide--D-alanyl-D-alanine ligase; this translates as MLKAMTFSELAPSLSARILSSDCSFGGVSIDSRAIKPGQLFVALTGPRFDGHDYLNEVAAKGAVGALVEREVADCALPQLLVTDTRLALGQLGALNRAAFDKPVAAVTGSSGKTTVKELLAGVLRTRGPVLATRGNLNNDFGAPLTLLELAPEHTAAVIELGASRIGEIAYTVALTKPHVAIINNAGTAHVGEFGGPDKIVEAKGEILEGLAASGTAVLNLDDKAFETWRVRAAGRKVLTFAVLNAAADFHASDISVDARGCPSFTLHTPQGSEQVQLNLLGHHNVANALAAAAAAYALGVSLFGIATGLGAVQPVKGRTVAQLATNGMRVIDDTYNANPSSINAAVDLLKGFDGRKVLVLGDIGELGDWAEQGHREVGAYAAGKVDALYAVGTNMAHAVNAFGPGAQHFATQAELIQALTAAEHDTHTTILIKGSRSAVMENVVAALCGSSTEKH